The genome window CGGGCAATTCAAAACAGTATATTTTTAGTCCTGAAGACAGGGGTCGCTGGATGTTTCTTGTGAAAAAACAAGGGCAGCCGACATATACGGATACGCTATGGATATATGTCAATGTCCCGGCGCCTGTATCCTCGTTGACACCTTATGGAATTATTGTCCTACTAATCCTGCTGATTGCGTCGGCGGTATGGATATTGACAAGAAAACGAGTCGCTGCGACAACATAATTGTGTGATGTGTCTTATAAAAGGGCGGGAATCATTCCCGCCCTTTTATATATTACTCAATATTTATTTTAATGAATTATGTCCAAGAGACGGCTCCATCTGACACGTTCCGGGAAATGAACGACATTATATAAAAATAATCTTGGGACCGACAAGGGATCGGTCACGGAAACCTCGGGTGATTTTTCATCCGGTTTCCAGGACCAGTGAATGAACATGGCCTGGCCCAGAATTAGATCCCTGTGAACAACACCCCAGAAACGGGAGTCATAAGAATTGTCACGATTGTCCCCCATCATAAAAAAACAATCCCTGGGGACCACAACCGGCCCGTAATTATCCCTGGTATTGTCGCCGTTGGGGGGTCTTGAGATCATTGGTTTGGTAAATTTGGAATGAGTTGGATTTGGGAAAACCACTCCATCTACATATAATACCTTATCTCTGACCTCGACCGTCTGCCCTCCGACTGCGACACAGCGCTTGATATAATTGGTAACACCGTCGCCGGGCCATTTAAAAATGACGATATCGCCGGGCTGCGGATCCCTGAAAGCCGGTAACTGCCAGTTGACAATCGGCATCCTGGCGCCATA of candidate division Zixibacteria bacterium HGW-Zixibacteria-1 contains these proteins:
- the lepB gene encoding signal peptidase I is translated as MSKSAFDIIWENVKSLLIAVVLAVIIKTSIVEAYKIPSASMEDTLLVGDFLIANKFKYGARMPIVNWQLPAFRDPQPGDIVIFKWPGDGVTNYIKRCVAVGGQTVEVRDKVLYVDGVVFPNPTHSKFTKPMISRPPNGDNTRDNYGPVVVPRDCFFMMGDNRDNSYDSRFWGVVHRDLILGQAMFIHWSWKPDEKSPEVSVTDPLSVPRLFLYNVVHFPERVRWSRLLDIIH